CGGCACCGACCAGCAGCGGATCGGCGACCTCTACGCGAGCTTCATGGACGAGGCCACCGTCGAAAGTCGCGGCGTGCAGCCGCTGCTCGACGAGTTGTCGCGCATCGACGCCGCGGCCGACCCCGACGCCCTGGCGGCGGTCCTCGGCGGGCTGCAGCGCACCGGCGTCGGCGGCGGCACCGGCCTGTACGTCGACACCGATTCCAAGGACTCCACCCGGTACCTGCTGCACCTGAGCCAGTCCGGCCTCGGGCTGCCCGACGAGTCCTACTATCGCGACTCGGCGCACGCGGAGATCCTGACCGCCTACCCGGCCCACATCGCGGCCATGTTCGCCCTGGTCTACGGCGGCTCCGCCGAGGACCACGCGCCGACCGCCGACGCCGTCGTCGCGCTGGAAACGCAGCTGGCGGCGGCGCACTGGGACGTGGTCAAGCGCCGCGACGCCGACCTGTCCTACAACCTGCGCCGCTTCGCCGACCTGTCCGCCCACGCCCCCGGCTTCGACTGGGCGGGCTGGGTCAACGCCCTCGGCACCACCGAGGAGCGGGCGGCCGAACTGGTGGTGCGCCAGCCCGACTACCTGACGGCCTTCGCCGCGCTGTGGGCGGACCGGCCGCTGGCGGACTGGAAGAACTGGGCCCGCTGGCGGTTGATCCACGCCCGCGCCGGCCTGCTCACCGATGACATTGTGGCCGAAGACTTCTCGTTCTACGGCCGCACGCTCAGCGGCACCGAGGCCATCCGCGAACGCTGGAAGCGGGGCGTGTCGCTGGTGGAGAACCTGATGGGTGACGCGCTGGGCAAGCTCTACGTCGAGCGGCATTTCCCGCCCGAACACAAGGCCCGGATGGACGTCCTGGTGGCCAACCTGCGCGAGGCGTACCGGGTCAGCATCAACGACCTGGACTGGATGACGCCGGAGACCCGGGAGCGCGCCCTGGTGAAACTGGACAAGTTCACCGCCAAGATCGGCTACCCGAAGCGGTGGCGGGACTACTCGGCGCTGGTGGTCGACCGCGCCGACCTCTACGGCAACTACCGACGCGGCTACGAGGTGGGCTACGACCGCGAACTGGCCAAGCTCGGCGCCCCGGTCGACCGCGACGAGTGGTTCATGACGCCGCAAACCGTCAACGCCTACTACAACCCCGGGATGAACGAAATCGTCTTCCCCGCAGCCATTCTGCAGCCGCCGTTCTTCGACGCCGAGGCCGACGACGCCGCCAACTACGGCGGGATCGGCGCGGTGATCGGTCACGAGATCGGGCACGGCTTCGACGACCAGGGCGCCAAGTACGACGGCGACGGCAACCTGGTCGACTGGTGGACCGACGCCGACCGAGCCGAGTTCGGGGTGCGCACCAAGGCGCTCATCGAGCAGTACGACGAGTTCGTGCCGCGCGACTTGGCCGACACCCACCGGGTCAACGGCGCGTTCACCGTCGGTGAGAACATCGGCGACCTCGGCGGGCTGTCGATCGCGCTGCTGGCCTACCAGCTCTCGCTTGGCGGCAAGGAGGCGCCGGTCATCGACGGCCTGACCGGCCTGCAGCGGGTGTTCTTCGGCTGGGCCCAGGTGTGGCGGACGAAATCCCGTGACGCCGAGGCCATTCGGCGCCTCGCCGTCGACCCGCACTCGCCACCGGAGTTCCGCTGCAACGGCGTGATCCGCAACATGGACGCGTTCTACGAGGCGTTCGACGTGCGCCCCGACGATGAGTTGTACCTCGAACCCGAACGGCGCGTGCGCATCTGGAATTGAGGTTGCCGCCCCGGCAGGGGCCGCGGCTGCGATCCGATGGGTCACGCCCTGCCGGCGGGTGAGCCCAACAAAATCGCCCCAAATCTTGTGATTTGGGGCGATTTTGTGATTCGGGCCGGCGAGGGCGCTAGAACATCTGCCAGTCCGACGCGCCGTCCGGCAGGTCGTAGATGCCGCCCTGGGTGTTCTTGATGACGACCGGGTCACCGCTGCCGAAGTTGTCGTAGAACCACTTCGCATTGGCCGGGCTCAGGTTGATGCAGCCGTGGCTGACATTGCGCTTGCCCTGATCGCCCACCGACCACGGGGCGCCATGAACAAAGATGCCGCTGTTGTCGATGCGGACGGCGTGCTCGACGTCCACCTTGTAGCCCTCCGCGGAATCCACCGGGACCCCGTAGGTAGAGGAGTCCATCACCATCTCCTCGAACTTCTCCAGCACGTAGTAGGTGCCGTTGCGGGTCTCGTGCTTGCCGTCGTGCTTGCCCATCGAGACCGGGAAGGTCTTCTCCAGCTCACCGTTGCGCATGATTTCCATCTGCTTGGTGGTGTCGTCGATGGTGGCCACCAGGTAGTCCCCGGTGCGGAAGGTGGACTTGGTGCCGGCCGCGTCGATGGTGACGACGGTGTTGGCCGGCCAGAAGTCCTGCGGCCGCCAGCGCAACTGGCTGTCGGTGACCCAGTAGAAGCGGCCGGGCACCGGCGGGTTCGACGAGATGCGGATGGCGTCCTGGGCCATCTGCCGGTCGGCGATCGGCACCGCGAAGTTGATGTAGATCGGCTTGGCGACGCCCACCAGGGCGCCGTTGACCGGGTTGAAGGTCGGCGGCCGGAAAGGCGGGGTGCCCTCGAACGGCACGTTGCTCTGACCCGCGGGGGTGCCGGTGATGGGTGTCGACGACACCCCGTAGTTGTTCACCGGGTCCGGCGCGGC
This DNA window, taken from Mycolicibacterium sp. MU0050, encodes the following:
- a CDS encoding L,D-transpeptidase family protein, giving the protein MPSRLARFSRTRAVRAAVTMLGAATLLAATVTPAAADPVPPPPAPPAPAPPAPFNPFAPPPPPTPVAAPDPVNNYGVSSTPITGTPAGQSNVPFEGTPPFRPPTFNPVNGALVGVAKPIYINFAVPIADRQMAQDAIRISSNPPVPGRFYWVTDSQLRWRPQDFWPANTVVTIDAAGTKSTFRTGDYLVATIDDTTKQMEIMRNGELEKTFPVSMGKHDGKHETRNGTYYVLEKFEEMVMDSSTYGVPVDSAEGYKVDVEHAVRIDNSGIFVHGAPWSVGDQGKRNVSHGCINLSPANAKWFYDNFGSGDPVVIKNTQGGIYDLPDGASDWQMF
- a CDS encoding M13 family metallopeptidase, which encodes MTVEAIRSGLDLSHVDDQARPQDDLFGHVNGRWLSDYAIPADRATDGAFRALYDRAEEQVRDLITEAAAANAAAGTDQQRIGDLYASFMDEATVESRGVQPLLDELSRIDAAADPDALAAVLGGLQRTGVGGGTGLYVDTDSKDSTRYLLHLSQSGLGLPDESYYRDSAHAEILTAYPAHIAAMFALVYGGSAEDHAPTADAVVALETQLAAAHWDVVKRRDADLSYNLRRFADLSAHAPGFDWAGWVNALGTTEERAAELVVRQPDYLTAFAALWADRPLADWKNWARWRLIHARAGLLTDDIVAEDFSFYGRTLSGTEAIRERWKRGVSLVENLMGDALGKLYVERHFPPEHKARMDVLVANLREAYRVSINDLDWMTPETRERALVKLDKFTAKIGYPKRWRDYSALVVDRADLYGNYRRGYEVGYDRELAKLGAPVDRDEWFMTPQTVNAYYNPGMNEIVFPAAILQPPFFDAEADDAANYGGIGAVIGHEIGHGFDDQGAKYDGDGNLVDWWTDADRAEFGVRTKALIEQYDEFVPRDLADTHRVNGAFTVGENIGDLGGLSIALLAYQLSLGGKEAPVIDGLTGLQRVFFGWAQVWRTKSRDAEAIRRLAVDPHSPPEFRCNGVIRNMDAFYEAFDVRPDDELYLEPERRVRIWN